A part of Lacibacter sp. H407 genomic DNA contains:
- a CDS encoding LacI family DNA-binding transcriptional regulator, whose translation MANATLKKIAQVLDISISTVSRALKNHPDISTNTKQKVMELAETLEYEPNAVAVNLRSKNTKVFGIMIPSITNNFYDSFIAAVEEEVKQSGYSLMILQSADNAETEIENLKIYRQNRVSGVFVCLAKETTNLDSYHKMKDAGIPVVFFDKVPDDDTYNRVCLADKDAAVMAAEALLKKQKKNILAIFGDPQISITKRRLQALNETLQPHKKIKLTVEHADTMEVAGAITHRYFQLKQPPDAVFCMSDEILMGVMKCVQQLKLDIPKQAGVIALSDGFFPKIYFPEITYVETSGYRLGKLACERMMQCVKGKEEPKELFVSSRFVEGNSL comes from the coding sequence ATGGCGAATGCTACACTCAAAAAAATAGCCCAGGTATTGGATATCAGTATTTCTACTGTATCGAGAGCACTGAAAAATCATCCCGATATCTCAACCAACACAAAACAAAAAGTAATGGAGTTGGCTGAAACATTGGAGTATGAACCCAACGCAGTGGCGGTGAACCTGCGGAGCAAGAACACGAAAGTGTTTGGTATCATGATCCCATCTATTACCAATAATTTCTACGATTCATTTATTGCGGCGGTTGAAGAAGAAGTAAAACAATCAGGCTATTCATTGATGATCCTGCAAAGTGCAGACAATGCTGAGACCGAAATTGAGAATTTAAAAATTTACCGGCAGAACAGGGTAAGTGGTGTATTTGTATGTTTAGCTAAAGAAACAACTAATCTCGATTCCTATCATAAAATGAAAGACGCAGGTATCCCGGTAGTGTTTTTTGATAAAGTGCCGGATGATGATACATACAACAGAGTTTGCCTGGCCGATAAAGATGCAGCGGTAATGGCAGCAGAAGCCTTATTGAAAAAACAGAAGAAAAACATACTGGCCATTTTTGGTGATCCGCAAATATCTATTACCAAACGAAGATTACAGGCATTGAACGAAACATTGCAACCCCACAAGAAAATAAAATTAACTGTTGAACATGCAGACACCATGGAGGTAGCAGGAGCAATCACCCATCGTTACTTTCAATTGAAGCAACCACCCGATGCAGTGTTTTGTATGAGCGATGAAATATTAATGGGCGTAATGAAATGTGTGCAGCAATTGAAACTTGACATTCCAAAGCAAGCAGGAGTGATTGCATTAAGCGATGGCTTTTTTCCAAAGATCTATTTTCCCGAGATCACCTATGTTGAAACAAGTGGTTACCGTTTGGGAAAACTTGCCTGCGAACGAATGATGCAATGTGTGAAAGGAAAAGAAGAACCAAAAGAGTTGTTTGTAAGTTCCCGCTTTGTAGAAGGTAATTCGCTATAA
- a CDS encoding O-antigen ligase family protein, which yields MQHLFTKQELINYWLPALAAIACFVLGVVLDEKILLILPFAVLAILLFTINVRYLFFALLVAVPLSTEFAVTDTLSTDLPDEPMMLLLSGSLVCILLIKPSLFPVELKKSSLFFLLLLQLSWTLVTVFFSHEVWLSVKYSLAKTWFILAFVVGSLLFLRTKKDLVLASKCLIFSMLLPVCVSLIRHAEKGFTFESINSTLDPFFRNHVNYSALLVCLFPILFVWHHFAVGRLRTWILVCMGLFLAALFFAYSRGAWLCLLSGVIAWVAVKRKFLLSLIMAVIILAALSLFWLVQEDNYLKFAPDFNTTTQHTNFNEHLEATYTLKDMSTMERFYRWIAGIKMVNKEKLKGYGPNTFTIYYKEYTVAAFKTWVSKNEEKSSVHNYFLLIAIEQGIPGLLLLIILLFGMFAIAVKGYHVLNDQFERSLSMLCAVVLSMVVTLNLLSDLIETDKIGSIYFLLLGLLIRVQVKINQQQTNNAAL from the coding sequence ATGCAACACCTCTTTACAAAACAGGAGTTGATCAACTATTGGTTGCCGGCATTGGCAGCCATTGCATGTTTTGTATTGGGTGTGGTATTGGATGAGAAAATCTTGCTGATCCTTCCGTTTGCCGTATTGGCCATTTTGCTGTTTACGATCAACGTACGCTATTTGTTTTTTGCTTTGCTGGTTGCTGTTCCACTTTCTACTGAATTTGCAGTAACCGATACACTATCCACCGATCTTCCTGATGAACCGATGATGCTGTTACTGTCGGGTTCACTTGTATGTATACTGCTGATAAAGCCCTCGCTGTTTCCGGTTGAATTAAAAAAAAGCAGTTTATTTTTTTTGCTGCTGCTGCAACTTAGCTGGACGTTGGTAACGGTTTTCTTTTCGCATGAAGTATGGTTGAGTGTAAAATACAGCCTGGCGAAAACCTGGTTTATTCTTGCGTTTGTGGTGGGTAGCTTATTGTTTTTGCGAACAAAGAAAGATCTTGTACTCGCATCAAAGTGCCTCATCTTTTCCATGCTTCTTCCCGTCTGCGTCAGTTTGATCCGTCATGCAGAAAAAGGATTTACGTTTGAATCGATCAACTCTACATTAGATCCGTTTTTTCGTAACCATGTGAATTATTCGGCGCTGCTGGTGTGCTTGTTCCCGATCCTGTTTGTATGGCATCATTTTGCAGTCGGTCGTTTACGTACATGGATACTTGTTTGTATGGGGTTGTTTCTTGCTGCTTTATTTTTTGCTTATTCAAGAGGCGCATGGCTTTGTTTATTATCGGGAGTGATTGCGTGGGTGGCGGTAAAACGGAAATTTTTACTGTCGCTGATAATGGCTGTGATCATTCTCGCAGCATTAAGTTTGTTCTGGTTGGTTCAAGAAGATAACTATCTCAAATTTGCACCTGACTTTAATACAACTACTCAGCATACAAATTTTAATGAACACCTGGAAGCAACCTATACATTGAAAGACATGTCGACCATGGAACGTTTTTACCGCTGGATCGCCGGGATAAAAATGGTGAATAAAGAAAAGTTGAAAGGGTATGGTCCGAATACGTTTACCATTTATTACAAAGAATACACTGTTGCAGCGTTTAAAACATGGGTAAGCAAGAATGAGGAAAAGTCATCGGTTCATAATTATTTTCTGCTCATTGCAATTGAACAGGGCATACCCGGTTTATTACTGTTGATCATTTTATTGTTCGGCATGTTTGCAATTGCTGTAAAAGGATATCATGTATTGAATGATCAGTTTGAACGATCCCTGTCGATGTTGTGCGCAGTTGTATTAAGTATGGTTGTAACCTTAAACCTGTTGAGTGATTTAATTGAAACCGATAAGATCGGCAGCATTTATTTTCTGTTGCTGGGATTATTGATTCGTGTTCAGGTGAAGATCAATCAACAGCAAACAAACAACGCTGCATTATAG
- a CDS encoding Lrp/AsnC ligand binding domain-containing protein, which yields MASKLNLDKLDLQIISEMMEDAQISYADLGKKLFVSGGTIHVRIKKLQEHGIVKGTKLNVDIKALGYDITAFVGIYLEKSSLYDTVAKDLRKIPEIVRLNYTTGNYSMFIEVVCKDINQLRYVLHDALQKIKGIERTETFISLDESFNRKVQVALDVA from the coding sequence ATGGCATCGAAATTAAATCTTGACAAACTCGATCTGCAGATCATTTCAGAAATGATGGAAGATGCGCAGATCTCTTACGCTGATTTGGGCAAAAAGCTCTTTGTTTCCGGGGGAACCATCCATGTACGGATCAAAAAACTACAGGAACATGGAATTGTTAAAGGTACAAAGTTGAATGTAGATATTAAAGCCCTCGGTTACGACATTACTGCCTTTGTGGGTATTTATCTTGAAAAAAGTTCGTTGTACGATACGGTGGCAAAGGATCTGCGTAAGATACCGGAGATTGTTCGCCTTAACTATACTACCGGTAACTACAGTATGTTTATTGAAGTGGTATGTAAAGACATTAATCAGTTGCGGTATGTATTGCACGATGCGTTGCAAAAAATAAAGGGGATCGAACGTACCGAAACTTTTATTTCACTCGATGAAAGTTTTAACCGCAAAGTGCAGGTGGCATTGGATGTAGCCTGA